In one window of Clavelina lepadiformis chromosome 4, kaClaLepa1.1, whole genome shotgun sequence DNA:
- the LOC143453015 gene encoding pancreatic secretory granule membrane major glycoprotein GP2-like: MLAPRFISVKFLMLLALFETSLAQDTVCSPDLCKNNGTCVEKPLFRPGFECLCVDGYQGPTCNYRLPDVDCLGKNIILTVMKSLIIQEVEFVDRNFVYLGHGGFTQTDCISEDKGDNLVVTLKQPFVGCGTTMQSEDANYVYHNRLYLDTTRNTSMGNRELTVLLDWTCVYPSKYNISFEDGITGVENRPEVEVGYGKFTLDMKLYAKPQFDDQSVLQPQNSLLVSGQRVYAKISLISSSHVDLVVSLQSCRASNGANPTQENPLFTHSLLNDGCANEFDPSVTIEESGSSNRARFSFQLFLWTHNPDDPVYLHCIVSICNVTRFDELCRPACLQNVSDFENRERRSTKNETISSDVRLTIGPFFLTDKETLPMFPDTFTIKENETFRKISQNKLKQEINSRRKAEGIKTEYIVLGVLVSIGVIIIIVIITAMVYRQHPEHFPEWFSQNSLTKRHHNLSSCHSVTTVSEETCVTSTRCHLQEFQRNNPSSGHVYLARM, encoded by the exons ATGCTCGCCCCACGCTTTATTTCTGTCAAGTTTTTAATGCTTCTGGCTCTATTCGAAACCTCGCTAGCACAGGACACAG TGTGTTCGCCGGATCTGTGCAAAAACAACGGGACCTGTGTGGAAAAACCCTTGTTTCGGCCAGGATTTGAGTGTCTTTGCGTAGATGGTTATCAAGGACCAACCTGCAATTACA GACTGCCAGACGTAGATTGCTTGGGAAAGAACATTATCCTTACCGTGATGAAATCTTTGATAATTCAAGAAGTGGAATTTGTCGATCGTAATTTTGTCTACCTTGGGCACGGAGGTTTCACCCAGACAGACTGCATCTCTGAGGACAAAGGAGACAACCTCGTCGTTACCCTGAAGCAACCTTTTGTGGGCTGTGGGACTACGATGCAATCG GAAGACGCTAACTACGTTTACCACAACCGCTTGTACTTAGACACGACGCGAAACACGTCAATGGGCAACAGAGAGCTTACTGTACTACTCGACTGGACTTGCGTGTATCCATCTAAATACAACATATCATTCGAAGATGGCATTACTGGGGTAGAAAA CCGTCCAGAAGTTGAGGTGGGTTATGGAAAATTTACCTTGGACATGAAATTATATGCAAAGCCCCAATTCGACGATCAGTCGGTGCTTCAGCCCCAAAACAGCCTACTAGTTTCGGGGCAACGTGTGTACGCTAAAATCTCTTTGATAAGTTCCTCACACGTTGATCTTGTCGTAAGCTTGCAGTCTTGCAGGGCAAGTAATGGAGCAAATCCGACACAGGAAAATCCGCTTTTTACACATTCCCTTTTAAATGACGG CTGCGCGAACGAATTCGATCCTTCGGTCACCATCGAGGAGAGTGGAAGTAGCAACCGCGCCCGGTTCTCTTTTCAGTTGTTTTTGTGGACCCACAACCCTGACGACCCagtctatttgcattgcataGTCAGTATATGCAATGTAACTAGATTTGACGAA CTCTGCAGACCAGCatgtttgcaaaatgtttccgACTTTGAAAACCGTGAACGTCGTTCTACTAAGAATGAAACAATCTCCTCCGATGTTCGGCTTACAATCGGGCCATTTTTTTTAACCGACAAAGAAACCTTACCAATGTTTCCAGATACATTTACGATCAAGGAAAACGAAACATTTCGAAAGATTTCGCAGAACAAACTTAAACAGGAAATTAATAGCAGAAGAAAAG cagAAGGTATCAAAACTGAGTATATTGTTTTGGGTGTACTGGTGTCTATTGGAGTGATCATCATCATCGTCATAATAACAGCAATGGTTTATCGTCAACATCCAGAACACTTTCCAGAATGGTTCAGTCAAAACTCATTAACCAAGAGACACCATAACCTTTCATCTTGTCATTCTGTTACAACTGTGTCCGAAGAAACTTGCGTAACTTCGACAAGGTGCCATTTACAAGAGTTTCAGCGCAATAACCCATCTAGTGGTCACGTTTATCTCGCGCGTATGTGA
- the LOC143452625 gene encoding interleukin-17D-like: MFQISAVCFSFASLLLARAVSGFPAKPSPFHTTIAPDESPTLTARPRLHKNLHENMNRTQAFSKIVEDAESCDVQSQCSRENHSKHPGNFLSTSPWILIKETNRTRTPKIIHRACCICKKCVQLDDDDGVYKEMPGYLSEPVKINFPFTVTVNSTTTIEHEKINVGCICVKEQYKK, translated from the exons ATATCAGCAGTCTGCTTCTCATTCGCAAGTTTGTTACTAGCGCGAGCGGTCTCTGGATTTCCCGCCAAGCCTTCACCATTTCACACGACCATTGCACCTGATGAATCTCCAACTTTGACAGCCAGGCCTAG GCTTCATAAAAATCTACATGAGAACATGAACCGAACACAGGCGTTTTCTAAGATTGTGGAAGAT GCAGAAAGTTGCGATGTGCAAAGTCAGTGTTCTCGTGAAAATCACTCCAAACATCCAGGAAATTTTCTCAGTACTTCACCATGGATTTTGAT aaaAGAAACAAACCGTACCAGGACTCCCAAAATCATTCACCGAGCATGCTGTATTTGTAAGAAATGTGTTCAACTAGATGATGACGATGGTGTTTATAAGGAGATGCCCGGGTATTTGAGCGAGCctgtgaaaattaattttcctTTTACCGTAACGGTCAATTCAACAACCACAATAGaacacgaaaaaataaatgttggaTGCATCTGTGTTAAAGAACAGTATAAGAAGTAA